A stretch of the Sulfurimonas sp. HSL3-1 genome encodes the following:
- a CDS encoding 2Fe-2S iron-sulfur cluster binding domain-containing protein: MTTRVEIMNDFLAINVKPGKTIQDIVEASGSALPFGCRDGECGTCVVFVESGMDFLSDVTDKEKAVMKTLNESNPKARLACQMKIAQPNGLVRLKY, from the coding sequence ATGACAACACGTGTAGAAATTATGAATGACTTCCTGGCGATCAACGTTAAGCCGGGTAAAACGATTCAGGACATTGTTGAAGCGTCAGGTTCTGCCCTGCCGTTTGGTTGCCGTGACGGCGAATGCGGGACCTGTGTGGTCTTCGTTGAGTCCGGTATGGACTTCCTCAGCGACGTGACTGACAAAGAAAAAGCTGTCATGAAAACGCTGAACGAATCCAACCCGAAAGCACGTCTGGCCTGCCAGATGAAAATTGCTCAGCCGAACGGTCTGGTCCGTCTGAAGTACTAA
- the nifN gene encoding nitrogenase iron-molybdenum cofactor biosynthesis protein NifN: MSQEADFELNRKEHKPLQVNPIKHSQPMGAALAFMGIRNCLPLMHASQGCASYTKVFYTKHFNEPIAMYNTSVSDITAVLDGGDYSILLAIDNITKKSKLKPELIGLHTTGLTETKGDDVRGVGMHIEIPYCYVNTPDFEGGMESGWALTVKALVDQHTEPATECKPNKLVLMPHVGIQPGEIEKIKEMCENFGFETLAFPDLSTSLDGYLSEGQGKLATGGIGIDDIVALGDTETVITIGSSMKVGAEALQKKNPAVCHIHFDHLMGLENNDNFVAELMKIRQIDPPPLMKRWRGRLQDVMLDSHFLVGGARFIVTGEPDACIGICELLQSVGGIIDTVVATTYSPILEKIEAEHIFVGDLEDAAQHFKNADLVISNFHAERLLHMDDKSHAGLMLRGFPNYEELGNQLKNDQLYEGSCFFLFEAANTLRHVRHGEH; the protein is encoded by the coding sequence ATGTCTCAAGAAGCCGACTTCGAACTCAATAGGAAAGAACACAAGCCGCTGCAGGTCAATCCCATCAAGCATTCGCAGCCGATGGGGGCGGCGCTTGCCTTTATGGGTATCCGCAACTGCCTGCCGCTGATGCACGCCTCGCAGGGGTGTGCCTCCTATACCAAAGTCTTTTATACCAAGCACTTCAACGAGCCGATCGCGATGTACAACACCTCGGTCAGCGATATTACCGCCGTACTTGACGGGGGAGATTACTCCATTCTGCTTGCTATCGACAATATCACCAAGAAGAGCAAGCTCAAGCCCGAACTCATCGGCCTGCATACGACGGGGCTGACGGAGACGAAGGGTGATGACGTCCGCGGGGTCGGGATGCATATCGAGATCCCCTACTGCTACGTCAATACGCCCGACTTCGAAGGGGGGATGGAGAGCGGCTGGGCCCTCACGGTCAAGGCGCTTGTCGACCAGCACACCGAACCGGCGACGGAGTGCAAGCCCAACAAGCTCGTGCTGATGCCGCATGTGGGCATCCAGCCCGGCGAGATCGAGAAGATCAAGGAGATGTGCGAGAACTTCGGGTTCGAGACCCTCGCGTTCCCGGATCTCTCCACCTCCCTCGACGGCTACCTCAGCGAGGGGCAGGGCAAACTGGCCACAGGGGGCATCGGCATCGACGATATCGTGGCCCTCGGCGACACGGAGACGGTCATCACCATCGGCAGCTCCATGAAAGTGGGCGCCGAGGCGCTGCAGAAGAAGAACCCCGCCGTCTGCCACATCCATTTCGACCACCTGATGGGGCTGGAAAATAATGACAATTTTGTCGCGGAACTGATGAAGATAAGACAGATCGATCCGCCGCCGCTCATGAAGCGCTGGCGCGGCCGCCTGCAGGACGTGATGCTCGACAGCCACTTCCTGGTCGGCGGCGCCCGTTTCATCGTGACCGGGGAGCCCGATGCGTGCATCGGCATCTGCGAATTGCTGCAGAGCGTCGGCGGTATTATCGATACCGTTGTCGCAACGACCTACAGTCCGATTCTCGAGAAGATCGAGGCCGAACACATCTTTGTCGGGGACCTTGAAGATGCGGCGCAGCACTTTAAAAACGCCGATCTCGTCATCAGCAATTTCCATGCGGAACGATTATTGCATATGGATGACAAAAGCCATGCCGGGCTGATGCTGCGGGGCTTCCCGAATTACGAGGAACTCGGCAATCAGCTTAAGAACGATCAGCTTTACGAAGGAAGCTGTTTCTTTCTTTTCGAAGCGGCGAATACGCTGCGTCATGTCCGGCACGGCGAACACTAA
- a CDS encoding L-aspartate oxidase — MLYDVIVVGSGIAGLHAALFAKRAGCHVAVLTKSNPFRSNSAVASGGINAVINVNEYDSVERHVSDTFDGSDGLANLGNIRKMCAQAPEIVQELQEMGVGFDTDEEGAIAQRPFGGASANRTCYIADRTGSAIVQTLLMQCRNEGVHILANHKFLNICSFKEKLSGVTVLRRRDSQVIAFACKSLILAGGGYAGIFRGHSTNAQESSGDVIAAGLRAGLRLSNMEFVQFHPTTLATNGSLISEAARGEGAYLVDETGTRFTDELQTRDKLSRAITEHMREGHTVYLDFRHLDEALIDAKLPSARKMALNGAGIDITTELLPITPSAHYTIGGIWTRDDTSTDMPGVFACGECAVTGVHGANRLGGNSLLEGAYFGRMSGIEAARYARRREFRPIDYRDVDKESRRVELILDGDNLYNINAMRKNLGASLFRDAGVFRSEETLSSALEYSHYLMGRKHGLHCIHKERDNNVELASILEFENALTIAEAMILSALKRKESRGVHYRVDYPERDDRYFNAASYIKLIGRDYLKISFERVVRGGLWHHTKKVLASIKV; from the coding sequence ATGCTGTATGATGTGATCGTCGTCGGAAGCGGGATCGCAGGTTTACATGCAGCACTCTTTGCCAAACGCGCCGGCTGTCACGTCGCCGTCCTGACCAAAAGCAACCCGTTCCGCTCCAACTCCGCCGTCGCTTCGGGCGGCATCAACGCCGTTATCAACGTCAACGAATACGATTCGGTCGAGCGCCATGTCTCCGACACCTTCGACGGTTCGGACGGTTTGGCGAATCTCGGGAATATCCGCAAAATGTGCGCCCAGGCCCCGGAGATCGTGCAGGAGCTCCAGGAGATGGGCGTCGGTTTCGATACGGACGAGGAGGGCGCCATCGCCCAGCGTCCCTTCGGGGGCGCGAGCGCGAACCGTACCTGCTACATCGCCGACCGGACGGGTTCGGCCATCGTGCAGACCCTGCTGATGCAGTGCCGCAACGAAGGGGTACATATCCTCGCCAACCACAAGTTCCTCAACATCTGCAGTTTCAAAGAGAAGCTCTCCGGCGTCACCGTACTGCGGCGCCGGGACTCGCAGGTGATCGCTTTCGCCTGCAAATCGCTCATTCTTGCCGGCGGCGGGTACGCGGGGATCTTCCGCGGGCACTCCACCAACGCCCAGGAGAGCTCGGGCGACGTCATCGCGGCGGGGCTGCGGGCGGGCCTGCGCCTCTCCAATATGGAGTTCGTGCAGTTCCACCCGACGACCCTGGCAACGAACGGTTCGCTGATCAGCGAAGCGGCGCGTGGCGAGGGGGCCTACCTTGTCGACGAGACGGGCACGCGCTTCACCGACGAACTGCAGACCCGCGACAAGCTCTCCCGCGCCATCACCGAGCACATGCGCGAAGGGCATACGGTCTACCTTGATTTCCGCCATCTCGACGAGGCGCTTATCGACGCCAAGCTCCCTTCGGCACGGAAAATGGCTCTCAACGGCGCGGGCATAGATATCACCACCGAGCTGCTGCCGATCACCCCGTCTGCGCACTACACCATCGGCGGCATCTGGACGCGCGACGATACGTCGACGGATATGCCGGGGGTCTTCGCCTGCGGCGAATGCGCCGTGACGGGGGTACACGGGGCGAACCGCCTCGGCGGAAACTCTCTGCTGGAGGGGGCCTACTTCGGCCGGATGTCCGGGATTGAAGCCGCGCGCTACGCCCGACGCCGGGAGTTCCGGCCCATCGACTACCGCGACGTGGACAAAGAGAGTCGGCGCGTGGAGCTGATCTTGGATGGAGACAACCTTTATAACATCAACGCGATGCGCAAGAACCTCGGTGCGTCGCTCTTTCGCGACGCGGGGGTTTTCCGCAGCGAAGAGACGCTCTCCAGTGCGCTGGAATACTCCCACTATCTGATGGGCAGAAAACACGGGCTGCACTGCATTCACAAGGAGCGCGACAACAATGTCGAGCTGGCCTCCATTCTGGAGTTCGAGAATGCGCTGACTATCGCCGAGGCGATGATCCTTTCGGCGCTCAAACGCAAGGAGAGCAGGGGGGTGCATTACCGTGTCGACTATCCCGAGCGCGACGACCGCTATTTCAATGCGGCCTCCTACATCAAACTGATCGGGCGCGATTACCTGAAGATCTCTTTCGAGCGGGTCGTGCGGGGTGGTTTATGGCATCATACAAAAAAGGTTCTGGCTTCTATCAAAGTCTGA
- a CDS encoding P-II family nitrogen regulator, translated as MYQLTAIFNRSCLSDVLLELKERAIEGVTISEVIGKGGVAFDDAGPVELDENIRLDIVVSNELFKEAAKEAIRCNTRDLGKGSGKMWVTPVLEVERIRTGETNEAALRHNDSDERALHFDSYYTAIDTPAS; from the coding sequence ATGTACCAGCTGACTGCCATCTTCAACCGCAGTTGCCTCAGTGACGTGTTACTGGAGCTCAAAGAGCGCGCCATCGAGGGCGTTACCATCAGTGAGGTCATCGGAAAAGGCGGCGTCGCGTTCGACGACGCGGGTCCGGTTGAACTCGATGAGAACATCCGCCTCGACATTGTCGTCTCGAACGAACTCTTCAAAGAGGCGGCCAAAGAGGCGATCCGATGCAATACCCGCGATCTCGGCAAGGGAAGCGGCAAGATGTGGGTCACCCCGGTCCTGGAAGTCGAACGGATCCGTACCGGGGAGACCAACGAAGCTGCCCTGCGCCACAACGACAGCGACGAGCGCGCCCTGCACTTCGACAGCTACTACACCGCGATTGATACGCCCGCGAGCTGA
- the nifT gene encoding putative nitrogen fixation protein NifT — protein sequence MAKVMLRDNGDGQILFYVAKKDMEEIIKELEFDSDEKWGGNVSLTNGDVWYIKPGPKNLPDEVDAKIITRGED from the coding sequence ATGGCAAAAGTAATGTTAAGAGACAACGGGGACGGACAGATCCTCTTTTACGTGGCAAAAAAGGACATGGAGGAGATCATCAAGGAGCTGGAATTTGACAGCGATGAGAAGTGGGGCGGAAACGTTAGCCTGACCAACGGTGACGTATGGTACATCAAACCGGGGCCGAAGAACCTCCCCGACGAAGTCGACGCAAAGATCATTACCCGCGGCGAGGACTAA
- a CDS encoding nitrogenase-stabilizing/protective protein NifW, with amino-acid sequence MMGTLEEFQSLTDAEDYFDFFDLDYDERLVYVKRFHILKEFGAMMDRAIGSELEGDEKMLEYYKFALITVYKNFENGYAPSAADVWDMFGKESGCGTCSTSDSCSDVEEVSNGVHACTSQADLSFN; translated from the coding sequence ATGATGGGTACGCTTGAAGAGTTTCAATCGTTGACTGATGCCGAAGATTACTTTGATTTTTTCGATCTTGATTATGACGAGCGTTTGGTATACGTTAAACGCTTTCATATCTTGAAAGAGTTCGGAGCGATGATGGACCGCGCCATCGGAAGCGAGCTCGAAGGTGATGAGAAAATGCTTGAATACTATAAGTTCGCACTCATCACCGTGTATAAGAATTTTGAGAACGGCTATGCCCCGTCCGCAGCGGACGTGTGGGATATGTTCGGAAAAGAGAGCGGTTGCGGAACGTGTTCGACGTCCGACAGCTGTAGCGACGTAGAGGAAGTGAGCAATGGGGTTCACGCCTGCACAAGCCAGGCGGATCTCAGCTTCAACTAA
- a CDS encoding aldo/keto reductase, protein MASYATKEGTFGYLKQFPKYSRDFFRFNGEAFLSSMGLGTFRKEPYREENYVLNYKDAVKTAVLNGINVIDTAINYRYQMSEREIGEALAELFAEGKATREQLFITSKAGFIPLEFPFPDPYDWINKNMLEAGLATKDDIVVDQHCMNPKFLRWSVERSLQNLGIETLDALFLHNPETQLGYVDYMTLRLRIAEAFKLFEALVAEGKIRHYGIAAWNGFLYEEGHTEYLSLRDIVAIAEEVGGKDHHLRFLEVPFNLAKPHAYSYANQKGPDGRYYTLLQAAYGYGLQCFAASSLLQMNLFKGKFDSRLGEMMGTGELTDIISALQFARSGGIMSALFGAVDPQHVEDNLLLAYVPQLPQETVQRVVKGEYAV, encoded by the coding sequence ATGGCCTCATACGCGACCAAAGAAGGAACATTCGGCTACCTGAAACAGTTCCCGAAATACAGTCGGGACTTCTTCCGCTTCAACGGCGAGGCCTTCCTCTCGTCGATGGGGCTCGGGACCTTCCGCAAAGAGCCCTACCGCGAAGAGAACTATGTTCTCAACTACAAAGATGCGGTGAAGACGGCGGTGCTCAACGGCATCAACGTCATCGATACGGCGATCAACTACCGCTACCAGATGAGCGAGCGTGAGATCGGCGAGGCACTGGCCGAGCTTTTTGCAGAGGGCAAAGCGACCCGCGAACAACTGTTTATCACCTCCAAAGCGGGATTCATCCCCCTGGAGTTCCCTTTCCCGGATCCCTACGACTGGATCAACAAGAACATGCTCGAGGCGGGACTGGCGACCAAGGACGACATTGTCGTCGACCAGCACTGCATGAACCCCAAGTTCCTGCGCTGGAGCGTCGAGAGGTCGCTCCAGAACCTGGGCATCGAGACCCTGGACGCGCTCTTCCTCCACAACCCGGAGACCCAGCTGGGCTACGTGGATTACATGACGCTGCGCCTGCGCATCGCCGAGGCGTTCAAGCTCTTTGAAGCACTGGTGGCGGAGGGCAAGATCCGCCATTACGGCATTGCGGCGTGGAACGGCTTTTTGTACGAAGAGGGACACACCGAGTACCTCAGCCTCAGAGACATCGTCGCCATCGCCGAAGAGGTCGGGGGCAAGGATCACCACCTGCGCTTCCTGGAAGTGCCGTTCAACCTTGCCAAGCCGCACGCGTACAGCTACGCCAACCAGAAGGGCCCCGACGGGCGCTACTATACGCTGCTGCAGGCGGCTTACGGCTACGGGCTGCAGTGTTTCGCGGCGTCGTCGCTGCTGCAGATGAACCTCTTCAAAGGAAAGTTCGACAGCCGCCTGGGCGAGATGATGGGTACCGGCGAACTCACGGACATTATCAGTGCGCTGCAGTTCGCCCGTTCCGGTGGGATCATGAGCGCGCTCTTCGGGGCCGTCGATCCGCAGCACGTCGAGGACAACCTGCTGCTGGCCTATGTGCCGCAGCTGCCCCAGGAGACGGTGCAGCGTGTCGTAAAGGGTGAGTATGCTGTATGA
- a CDS encoding nitrogen fixation protein NifZ — translation MISPSKKDAILPVFRIGQRVKITKAIRNDGTNPFHPRDGILIEPGAEGYVTNIGDFLQVIRVYDVKFIEEGSTFGCREGELVAVEEEDGYDEVEDELRWIREHRAKREAEKLAKAAAEKEAAELAAKGAQSQDEGDMA, via the coding sequence ATGATATCCCCTTCAAAAAAAGATGCCATTCTTCCGGTTTTCCGGATCGGACAGCGCGTCAAAATCACGAAGGCGATCCGCAATGACGGTACGAACCCGTTCCACCCAAGAGACGGTATCCTGATCGAACCGGGCGCCGAGGGGTACGTCACGAATATCGGCGATTTCCTCCAGGTTATTCGCGTCTATGACGTCAAGTTCATCGAGGAAGGCTCTACCTTCGGCTGCCGCGAAGGCGAACTGGTCGCCGTCGAAGAGGAAGACGGTTACGACGAAGTGGAGGACGAGCTGCGCTGGATCCGCGAGCACCGTGCGAAGCGCGAAGCGGAAAAACTCGCCAAAGCTGCTGCAGAAAAAGAAGCTGCCGAACTCGCCGCAAAAGGGGCGCAATCCCAAGACGAAGGAGACATGGCCTGA
- a CDS encoding NifX-associated nitrogen fixation protein, with protein MTDTALEINAFTEELIRQLRATDQFGNWAKMSDEELLTKKYVKTKEQLKEIPIIADIDEMLIGEIKMIYKAIALQFERKTGVMCNVVMEMSHEGFGRCIVIADKIVLVDKYFKDAHRFSYRTLDKLYEDGQKLLDKAFDIFEQYKPCKDKA; from the coding sequence ATGACCGATACGGCACTTGAAATCAATGCATTCACCGAGGAGCTGATCCGTCAGCTGCGCGCGACGGACCAGTTCGGTAACTGGGCGAAAATGAGCGACGAAGAGCTCCTGACGAAAAAATACGTCAAGACGAAAGAGCAGCTCAAGGAGATCCCGATCATCGCGGATATCGACGAGATGCTCATCGGTGAGATCAAGATGATCTACAAAGCGATCGCCCTGCAGTTCGAGCGCAAGACGGGCGTCATGTGCAATGTCGTTATGGAGATGAGCCACGAGGGCTTCGGACGCTGTATCGTCATCGCAGACAAGATCGTCCTGGTGGACAAGTACTTCAAAGATGCGCACCGCTTCAGCTACCGCACCCTCGACAAACTGTACGAGGACGGGCAGAAACTGCTGGACAAAGCGTTCGACATTTTTGAACAGTACAAACCCTGCAAAGACAAAGCTTAA
- a CDS encoding iron-sulfur cluster assembly scaffold protein has translation MARDDLIGGALWEEYSTEVQRRMNDPINMGELTEADAGEDKLVIADFGAESCGDAVRLYWLIDPATDTIKVSKFKSFGCGTAIASSDMMAELCMGKTVDDALKITNIDVEKALRDDPDVPAVPGQKMHCSVMAYDVIKKAASIYKGVDMESFEDEFIICECARITQDTIMEVIKLNKLKSVEEITDYTKAGGFCKSCVKEGGHEKKDVYLVDLLEQALEEMAAEDKSRKIIEAKGDGTFESMGLVQKIKAVESILEEYIRPTLKADGGDVELLDIVENEGKWDVLIKYQGECMSCSMNTTTTLAGIEDMLNFKLKAPIKVIVT, from the coding sequence ATGGCTAGAGATGATTTGATCGGCGGAGCACTCTGGGAGGAGTACTCAACCGAAGTACAGCGTAGAATGAACGATCCTATTAATATGGGTGAGCTGACCGAGGCCGATGCCGGCGAGGACAAACTCGTTATCGCCGATTTCGGTGCAGAGAGCTGCGGCGACGCCGTACGCCTTTACTGGCTGATCGACCCGGCGACGGATACGATCAAGGTCAGCAAGTTCAAAAGTTTCGGTTGCGGTACGGCGATCGCCAGTTCTGATATGATGGCCGAACTCTGTATGGGCAAGACCGTCGACGATGCTCTGAAAATTACGAACATCGACGTCGAAAAAGCGCTCCGTGACGATCCGGACGTGCCGGCGGTACCGGGACAGAAGATGCACTGTTCCGTTATGGCTTACGACGTTATCAAAAAAGCGGCTTCCATCTACAAGGGTGTCGACATGGAGAGTTTCGAGGATGAGTTCATCATCTGTGAATGTGCCCGTATCACTCAGGACACGATCATGGAAGTTATCAAACTCAACAAGCTCAAATCCGTCGAGGAGATCACCGACTATACCAAGGCCGGCGGTTTCTGTAAATCCTGTGTCAAAGAGGGTGGTCACGAGAAGAAAGACGTCTACCTCGTCGACCTGCTCGAGCAGGCGCTCGAGGAAATGGCTGCCGAAGACAAAAGCCGCAAGATCATCGAAGCAAAAGGCGATGGTACGTTCGAATCCATGGGCCTTGTCCAGAAGATCAAAGCGGTCGAGTCTATTCTCGAAGAGTATATCCGTCCGACCCTCAAAGCCGACGGCGGCGACGTCGAACTGCTCGATATCGTTGAGAACGAAGGCAAATGGGATGTCCTCATCAAGTACCAGGGCGAATGTATGAGCTGTTCTATGAATACGACGACGACGCTGGCGGGTATCGAAGACATGCTCAACTTCAAACTCAAAGCCCCGATCAAGGTAATCGTTACTTAA
- a CDS encoding flavodoxin has protein sequence MANVGIFVGSSTGATQEVAELLEEQFEGAELINMEEDFDDLEQFDDFDVLLIGSSTWGQGDPQRDWVDPIMELESETPDFSGKKVAFFGAGDQDTHGEEFVSALVKFKTLFAQLGANTEFGYWPTEGYTYKFSAAEKDGKFVGLAIDKINQEDLTEDRVSSWASQLKQEMGL, from the coding sequence ATGGCAAACGTAGGTATTTTCGTCGGTAGTAGTACCGGTGCGACACAGGAAGTAGCGGAACTGCTCGAAGAGCAGTTTGAGGGAGCAGAGCTCATCAATATGGAAGAGGATTTCGACGATCTCGAGCAGTTCGACGATTTTGACGTCCTGCTGATCGGTTCTTCTACCTGGGGTCAGGGCGACCCGCAGCGCGACTGGGTTGACCCCATAATGGAGCTTGAGAGCGAAACACCCGATTTCAGTGGCAAAAAAGTCGCCTTTTTCGGTGCCGGCGACCAGGACACCCACGGCGAGGAGTTTGTCAGCGCCCTGGTGAAGTTCAAAACCCTTTTCGCCCAGCTCGGTGCCAATACCGAATTCGGATACTGGCCGACGGAAGGTTATACCTATAAGTTTTCCGCTGCCGAGAAAGACGGCAAGTTCGTCGGACTTGCGATCGACAAGATCAACCAGGAAGATCTGACCGAAGATCGTGTCAGCAGCTGGGCCTCTCAGCTCAAACAGGAGATGGGACTGTAG
- the nifX gene encoding nitrogen fixation protein NifX, producing MMGESTKISVESTGTLENAMKVAFASKDMETVNAHFGGAKEFVVYNVSKDGYELNGVIKSDTSGLTGDDKTDFKVQCLAGINIMYVESIGGTAAAKVIRAGINPMKVPDPRAIEEILEELVKMINGNPPPWVKRIINMETVEDPRLARWAVE from the coding sequence ATGATGGGTGAAAGTACGAAGATCAGCGTCGAGAGCACCGGCACACTTGAAAACGCGATGAAAGTCGCCTTTGCGTCAAAGGATATGGAGACGGTCAATGCGCACTTCGGCGGAGCGAAGGAGTTTGTCGTCTACAACGTTTCCAAAGACGGCTATGAGCTCAACGGGGTGATCAAATCGGACACCAGCGGACTGACGGGCGACGACAAGACCGACTTCAAGGTGCAGTGCCTTGCGGGAATCAACATCATGTACGTCGAATCCATCGGCGGTACGGCGGCGGCGAAGGTGATCCGCGCGGGCATCAACCCGATGAAGGTCCCGGACCCCCGGGCGATCGAGGAGATCCTGGAGGAACTGGTCAAGATGATTAACGGCAACCCGCCGCCGTGGGTCAAGCGGATCATCAACATGGAAACCGTCGAAGACCCGCGCCTGGCGCGCTGGGCCGTCGAGTAA
- the rpoN gene encoding RNA polymerase factor sigma-54, with amino-acid sequence MKQALNLKQKQLPRLSMQTWLPLLQCSLSDLDKHLQVISSENPCLEVSSGFEVSESSSDRSHRAYMEYQNHVSNASSDEIEWLSVSAQSLYEKLDEQIAAPLFPTPISQKIARQIIYYISDEGYFEGSIKEIAEQCDTDMQQVEKVRQRFAYLEPSGVGAKDYKESFLFQLNDVEMDDELSILVSAMITRFESMEKFVNHPRLGDAKEVISHLKNPPALEYMESEPPVLPDLYVAFEGGEFIIKMNNAFYPDLKVTQIDKYDNFAKQKFKEARELVKLLDLRKATLYNVTLVLLEKQYAFFMGGELQPLKLQDVADELGFNESTISRAISDKYLETERGVFAFKEFFSNAIGNVSTAEIKHFLERLVKSEDHDKPFSDKILHEKIEARFGISMVRRSIAKYRQELEIPPFKERRFLYKLAES; translated from the coding sequence ATGAAACAAGCTTTAAACCTCAAACAGAAACAGCTGCCGCGCCTCTCCATGCAGACATGGCTGCCGCTGCTACAGTGTTCGCTTTCGGACCTGGACAAACACCTGCAGGTCATCTCGAGTGAAAACCCCTGTCTTGAAGTTTCGTCGGGCTTCGAAGTCTCGGAGAGCTCTTCGGACCGTTCTCACCGTGCCTACATGGAGTACCAGAACCACGTTTCAAACGCCTCCAGCGACGAAATCGAGTGGCTGAGCGTCTCTGCCCAGTCTCTTTATGAAAAGCTCGACGAGCAGATCGCCGCACCGCTCTTTCCGACACCGATCTCCCAGAAGATCGCCCGCCAGATTATCTATTACATCAGTGACGAAGGGTACTTCGAGGGGTCGATCAAGGAGATCGCGGAGCAGTGCGATACGGACATGCAGCAGGTCGAGAAGGTGCGCCAGCGTTTTGCCTACCTGGAGCCTTCGGGCGTCGGGGCCAAGGACTACAAGGAGTCGTTCCTGTTCCAGCTCAACGACGTCGAGATGGATGACGAACTGAGCATTCTCGTCAGCGCGATGATCACCCGCTTCGAGTCCATGGAGAAGTTTGTCAACCACCCGCGCCTGGGGGATGCGAAAGAGGTGATCAGCCACCTGAAGAATCCGCCGGCGCTGGAGTACATGGAGAGTGAACCGCCGGTTCTGCCCGACCTTTACGTCGCGTTCGAGGGCGGCGAGTTCATTATCAAGATGAACAACGCTTTCTACCCCGACCTCAAAGTGACGCAGATCGACAAGTACGACAATTTTGCCAAACAGAAATTCAAAGAGGCGCGCGAACTCGTCAAATTGCTCGACCTGCGCAAAGCGACCCTTTACAACGTCACGCTGGTCCTGCTGGAGAAACAGTACGCTTTCTTCATGGGCGGGGAGCTTCAGCCGCTGAAACTCCAGGACGTCGCGGACGAGCTCGGTTTTAACGAATCGACGATCTCCCGGGCCATCAGCGACAAATACCTGGAGACGGAGCGGGGGGTGTTCGCCTTCAAAGAGTTCTTCTCCAATGCCATCGGGAACGTTTCCACGGCGGAGATCAAACATTTCCTGGAGCGGCTGGTCAAAAGCGAGGACCATGACAAACCCTTCAGCGACAAGATCCTGCATGAGAAGATCGAGGCGCGTTTCGGGATTTCGATGGTGCGGCGCTCCATCGCGAAGTACCGTCAGGAGCTGGAGATACCGCCCTTCAAAGAGCGGCGCTTTCTCTATAAGCTGGCCGAGAGCTGA
- a CDS encoding 2Fe-2S iron-sulfur cluster-binding protein, which produces MANVIFCGFGDGMDKRVQARTGDVLLRVAESNGVKIPTECKDGTCGSCAVKIEDLSVEETMNPTTEDYDAHAQSYYMEDKELETLVEMAAITKKEAEVAQQFNRQTPVRLACQCIVRSDIIVKPFE; this is translated from the coding sequence ATGGCAAACGTCATTTTTTGCGGATTTGGCGATGGCATGGACAAGCGTGTACAGGCCCGCACGGGCGACGTGCTTCTGCGTGTAGCGGAAAGCAACGGCGTGAAGATCCCGACCGAGTGCAAGGACGGGACGTGCGGTAGTTGTGCGGTAAAGATCGAAGATCTGAGCGTCGAAGAGACTATGAACCCTACGACCGAAGACTATGATGCGCATGCCCAGTCTTACTATATGGAAGACAAAGAGCTCGAGACACTGGTCGAGATGGCTGCGATCACAAAGAAAGAGGCGGAAGTTGCCCAGCAATTCAACCGTCAAACCCCCGTTCGCCTTGCATGCCAGTGCATTGTAAGAAGCGACATTATTGTTAAACCGTTCGAGTAA